From one Myxococcales bacterium genomic stretch:
- a CDS encoding PAS domain-containing protein yields the protein MGKHFKTIAAISAIVILTLACYAIHKNYSLLFVILIALMGGAGYQIRRMNIRFEALNSELNQIFNKSTNGMLIVDEDHNILQANYAMLKMTGYEPSGASLSRIVGKKCYDIYPNINCNSSSCPCKRIFDGEQFFERDLTISLKDGSQVHCIVAASPFRKDGDRAMSVMLDYKDITERKENEKKFARYRTQLQTMASELSLTEERERRRLATNLHDSVSQNLFITKMKVGALRKCENLVNKDEALSEIYGNIDKALSETRTLIFEISPPILYELGLDSALEWLCDTAGKKHEIKFSYSSDMQDRKVDIDVAILIFQTARELINNVIKHSRATEVQVMLRAGKEYLRCVVEDNGSGFDVSTAQQDLGGNAGFGLFNIKERLSYFEGNLLLESEIGKGTKATVIAPFKSYAREYSEEKNNEN from the coding sequence ATGGGCAAACACTTCAAGACCATAGCTGCAATATCGGCAATTGTAATATTGACCCTTGCCTGCTACGCGATCCATAAAAACTACAGCCTGTTATTCGTAATACTGATAGCGTTGATGGGCGGAGCCGGATATCAGATACGCAGAATGAACATTCGCTTCGAGGCCCTCAATTCCGAATTAAACCAGATATTCAACAAATCCACCAACGGGATGCTCATAGTGGACGAAGATCACAATATCCTTCAGGCCAACTACGCCATGTTGAAGATGACCGGATACGAACCCTCCGGCGCATCGCTCTCCCGGATCGTTGGAAAAAAATGCTACGACATATATCCGAACATCAACTGCAACAGCTCATCTTGCCCCTGCAAAAGGATTTTCGACGGAGAACAGTTTTTTGAACGGGATCTTACAATATCACTTAAGGACGGAAGTCAGGTCCACTGCATAGTGGCAGCGTCTCCATTCAGAAAAGACGGCGATAGGGCTATGAGCGTAATGCTCGACTATAAGGATATCACCGAGCGCAAGGAAAACGAAAAAAAGTTCGCACGCTACAGAACGCAGCTACAGACGATGGCATCCGAGCTCTCCCTAACGGAAGAAAGGGAACGAAGAAGGCTCGCCACAAACCTTCATGATAGCGTCAGCCAAAACCTTTTTATAACAAAGATGAAGGTAGGCGCATTGAGAAAATGCGAAAACCTCGTAAACAAAGACGAGGCTCTTTCGGAAATATACGGAAATATCGACAAAGCCCTCAGCGAAACGCGCACCCTTATATTTGAGATAAGTCCGCCGATACTCTACGAACTAGGCCTCGACAGCGCTCTCGAGTGGCTGTGCGATACGGCTGGTAAAAAACATGAGATCAAATTTTCCTACTCCAGCGATATGCAGGATAGGAAAGTCGACATAGATGTCGCAATTCTAATATTTCAGACGGCGCGCGAACTGATCAACAACGTGATAAAGCATTCCAGAGCCACCGAGGTTCAGGTGATGCTCAGGGCCGGCAAGGAGTACCTGAGGTGCGTGGTAGAGGATAATGGATCGGGGTTCGACGTTTCGACCGCCCAGCAGGATCTTGGCGGAAACGCCGGATTTGGGTTGTTCAATATCAAGGAGAGGCTCAGCTATTTCGAGGGCAACCTGCTGCTTGAATCGGAAATAGGCAAGGGAACAAAGGCGACCGTCATAGCTCCTTTCAAGAGCTATGCGAGAGAATACTCGGAGGAGAAGAACAATGAAAATTAA
- a CDS encoding response regulator transcription factor yields the protein MKIKLLLVDDHKIVRDGMRSLLSEGKEISVIGEAENGRQAVALAKELKPDVILMDIAMPDMNGIEAASQIIRENERIKVLILSMHSEKMFVSKAFAAGVSGYLLKDCDIEEILSAIRAVQANQKYISPLIAGTIIEDYRDGLKEQKVSILTEREREVLQLIAEGKTSKKIANLLGISTKTIDVHRQQIMDKLNIHTIAGLTRYAIKEGLIS from the coding sequence ATGAAAATTAAACTCCTGCTCGTTGACGACCACAAGATAGTTCGCGACGGAATGAGAAGCCTTCTCTCCGAAGGGAAGGAAATCTCCGTGATAGGCGAGGCAGAGAATGGTCGCCAGGCAGTCGCACTTGCGAAGGAGCTAAAACCCGACGTGATTCTAATGGACATAGCGATGCCGGATATGAACGGGATAGAGGCGGCAAGCCAGATCATCAGGGAAAACGAGAGAATCAAGGTTTTAATCCTGTCGATGCACTCCGAAAAGATGTTCGTATCGAAGGCCTTCGCCGCCGGGGTCTCGGGATATCTGCTCAAGGATTGTGATATAGAGGAAATTCTCTCGGCGATCCGCGCCGTACAGGCCAACCAGAAGTATATAAGCCCCCTTATCGCCGGCACCATAATCGAGGACTATCGCGACGGGCTTAAGGAACAGAAGGTCTCGATACTGACGGAACGCGAAAGGGAGGTCCTTCAGCTGATCGCCGAAGGCAAAACATCCAAAAAAATCGCCAACTTACTTGGCATAAGCACCAAAACCATAGACGTCCACCGGCAGCAGATAATGGATAAACTAAATATCCATACGATAGCCGGCCTCACCAGATACGCCATAAAAGAGGGGTTGATATCCTAG
- the nuoE gene encoding NADH-quinone oxidoreductase subunit NuoE, whose amino-acid sequence MSNNSSQSVSEILSRHPNASRDKLIPLLQEVQDKLGYLSEDAVVEIGRHMSIPASKIYGVATFYNQFRFQPKGKYHIMLCRGTACHVKGSSKLLDAVVKTLGISPGKTTRDRMFSLEVVACMGACGLAPVVNINGDFYAKATPNKIEKILADCREMEKTNVTA is encoded by the coding sequence ATGTCGAACAACTCTTCCCAGAGCGTATCGGAGATACTCTCTCGTCATCCCAACGCGTCTAGGGACAAGCTGATCCCTCTGCTTCAAGAGGTGCAGGACAAGCTCGGATATCTCTCCGAAGATGCGGTAGTAGAAATAGGCAGGCATATGAGCATTCCGGCGAGCAAGATCTACGGTGTAGCGACTTTCTACAATCAATTCCGATTTCAGCCGAAGGGGAAATATCACATAATGCTCTGCCGCGGCACCGCATGCCACGTCAAGGGATCTTCAAAGTTGCTAGACGCAGTTGTAAAAACTCTAGGGATATCCCCTGGCAAAACCACCCGCGATCGAATGTTCAGCCTCGAAGTCGTGGCCTGCATGGGCGCTTGCGGTCTTGCACCGGTCGTCAACATCAACGGTGACTTCTACGCAAAGGCCACTCCTAACAAAATCGAAAAGATCCTAGCCGATTGCAGAGAAATGGAGAAAACAAATGTCACAGCATAA